The Methylomagnum ishizawai genome has a window encoding:
- the metF gene encoding methylenetetrahydrofolate reductase [NAD(P)H], whose product MRSQQHYPQAYSLEFFPPKTPEAETSLNNALAKLAPLRPKFCSVTFGAAGSTREKTFETVVGLQTTYGLEAAPHISCVASTRDNMREVLNAYQNQGIRHIVALRGDMPSGMMSAGEFRYANELVAFIRQETGDHFHIEVAAYPEMHPQAQGIEADLKNFKRKVEAGADSAITQYFFNPEAYFRFIDDCEKLGLDLPITPGIMPITNYTQIARFSEMCGADIPRWVRKRLEALGDDRAAIRAFGLEVVSDLCRRLLEQGAPGLHFYTLNQAEAVLGIWKNLGLESA is encoded by the coding sequence ATGCGCTCCCAACAACACTATCCCCAAGCCTACAGCCTGGAATTCTTCCCGCCCAAAACCCCCGAGGCGGAAACCAGCCTGAATAACGCCCTCGCCAAGCTCGCCCCGCTCCGGCCCAAGTTCTGCTCGGTCACTTTCGGCGCGGCGGGCTCGACCCGCGAAAAAACCTTCGAAACCGTGGTGGGCCTGCAAACCACCTATGGCCTGGAAGCCGCCCCGCATATTTCCTGCGTGGCCTCGACCCGCGACAATATGCGCGAGGTGCTTAACGCCTATCAAAACCAGGGCATCCGCCATATCGTGGCCCTGCGCGGCGATATGCCCTCGGGGATGATGTCGGCGGGGGAGTTCCGCTATGCCAACGAGTTGGTGGCCTTCATCCGCCAGGAAACCGGCGACCATTTCCATATCGAGGTCGCGGCCTACCCGGAAATGCATCCGCAGGCCCAGGGCATCGAAGCCGATCTTAAAAACTTCAAGCGCAAGGTGGAGGCCGGGGCGGACAGCGCCATCACCCAATATTTTTTCAATCCCGAAGCCTATTTCCGCTTCATCGACGATTGCGAAAAGCTGGGGCTGGACCTGCCCATCACCCCCGGCATCATGCCGATCACCAATTACACCCAGATCGCGCGCTTCTCCGAGATGTGCGGAGCCGATATTCCACGCTGGGTCAGGAAGCGCCTGGAAGCCCTGGGCGACGACCGCGCCGCCATCCGCGCCTTCGGCCTGGAGGTGGTGAGCGATTTGTGCCGCCGTTTGTTGGAGCAGGGCGCGCCGGGGCTGCACTTCTATACCCTGAACCAAGCCGAGGCGGTGTTGGGGATTTGGAAGAACTTGGGGTTGGAGTCGGCCTAG
- a CDS encoding LysM peptidoglycan-binding domain-containing protein, with protein MSLFDFVRDIGNALFHSDEEAAGKIKAYIEADNPGIDNLEVLYQKGFVTLRGTSHSWDAVEKAILMAGNVKGVGKAISEIQVVDAPTPPPAELQSAGGGAATPVDYYVIQQGDTLSALARRFYGDGSQYMKLFDANREVIKDPDRIFVGQKIRIPQP; from the coding sequence ATGAGTTTATTCGATTTTGTCCGCGATATTGGGAATGCCTTGTTCCATTCCGACGAGGAAGCCGCCGGGAAAATCAAAGCCTATATCGAGGCCGACAATCCCGGCATCGACAACCTGGAAGTCCTTTATCAAAAGGGTTTCGTGACCTTGCGCGGCACCAGCCACAGTTGGGACGCGGTGGAAAAAGCCATCCTCATGGCCGGGAATGTCAAGGGCGTGGGGAAGGCCATCAGCGAAATCCAGGTGGTCGATGCCCCGACCCCACCGCCCGCCGAACTCCAATCGGCGGGCGGCGGGGCGGCGACCCCGGTGGACTATTATGTGATCCAGCAGGGCGATACCCTATCGGCCCTGGCCCGGCGCTTTTACGGGGACGGAAGCCAATATATGAAGTTGTTCGACGCCAACCGGGAAGTCATCAAAGACCCGGATAGGATTTTCGTCGGGCAGAAAATCAGGATTCCCCAGCCCTGA
- a CDS encoding flavodoxin domain-containing protein — translation MRILIVYFTREGQTGRIAERIAARLAGAGHRVDCRAGAAAIDPAAYEAVIVGASIHYGHHSLAAHLWGFRHRKALAGRPAAFFSVSLTGGGPGARPLVARKYLDAYLSRTRWRPPLTAIFGGALPYSRYTPFTRGLVRLFVRMAGGDTDASRDYDYTDWKAVDGFAEDFLARAVAPESGATAL, via the coding sequence ATGCGTATACTGATCGTTTATTTCACCCGCGAAGGCCAGACCGGACGCATCGCCGAGCGGATCGCGGCCCGCTTGGCCGGGGCGGGCCACCGCGTGGATTGCCGCGCCGGTGCCGCCGCCATCGACCCCGCCGCCTACGAGGCCGTGATCGTCGGCGCGTCCATCCACTACGGGCACCACTCCTTGGCCGCGCACCTCTGGGGCTTCCGCCACCGCAAGGCGCTGGCGGGTCGGCCCGCCGCCTTTTTCTCGGTCAGCCTCACGGGCGGCGGACCCGGTGCCCGGCCCTTGGTGGCCCGGAAATACCTGGATGCCTATCTCTCCCGCACCCGCTGGCGTCCGCCGCTGACCGCCATTTTCGGCGGGGCCTTGCCTTATAGCCGCTATACGCCGTTCACGCGGGGCTTGGTGCGCTTGTTCGTCAGGATGGCGGGGGGCGACACCGATGCCTCGCGGGATTACGACTATACCGATTGGAAAGCGGTGGACGGATTCGCCGAAGATTTCCTGGCACGGGCCGTAGCCCCGGAATCCGGGGCTACGGCCCTGTAG
- a CDS encoding transposase, whose amino-acid sequence MSYPSDLSDEEWSLIEHHFRPKDRRGNASKHPRKRVVDAILYVVEGGIKWRMLPKDFPPWQTVYDHFSRWNKAGVWEAALDEINARHRKKTRAANPA is encoded by the coding sequence ATGAGCTATCCAAGCGACCTCAGCGACGAAGAATGGTCGTTGATCGAACACCACTTCCGCCCGAAGGACCGGCGCGGCAACGCCAGCAAGCATCCGCGCAAGCGGGTGGTGGACGCCATCCTGTACGTGGTGGAGGGCGGCATCAAATGGCGGATGCTGCCGAAGGACTTCCCACCCTGGCAGACCGTCTACGACCACTTCAGCCGTTGGAACAAGGCCGGGGTGTGGGAGGCCGCCCTGGACGAGATCAACGCGCGGCATCGAAAAAAAACTAGGGCGGCAAACCCAGCTTGA
- the thrC gene encoding threonine synthase: MTTSKRYTGLIEHYRDRLPLGPETRPVSLCEGNTPLIQLANLPRLIGKEVEMYVKFEGLNPTGSFKDRGMTMAVTQAVAGGSRAIICASTGNTSAAAAAYAARAGIACFVLIPDGKIALGKLAQAMIHGAKVLQIQGNFDDGMRLVKEIADHAPVTIVNSINPFRIEGQKTAAFEIVDALGRAPDYHCLPVGNAGNITAYWKGYTEYALGTATHAPVTDRRPVMCGYQAAGAAPFVAGAFVEHPETVATAIRIGIPQSWDGAWNAQKESGGWFAPFTDAEILATQKLLSEKEGIFCEPASATSVAGALHDIRSGRIPEGSVVVCTLTGAGLKDPDTAIGQCDVQPTKIQATLDAVKGAILETL, from the coding sequence ATGACCACATCCAAACGCTACACCGGCCTGATCGAACACTACCGCGACCGCCTGCCGCTCGGCCCCGAAACCCGCCCCGTCAGCCTGTGCGAGGGCAATACCCCGCTGATCCAATTGGCGAACCTCCCCCGGCTGATCGGCAAGGAGGTCGAGATGTACGTGAAATTCGAGGGGTTGAACCCCACCGGCTCGTTCAAGGACCGCGGCATGACCATGGCCGTGACCCAGGCGGTGGCGGGCGGTAGCCGCGCCATCATCTGCGCCTCGACCGGCAACACCTCCGCCGCCGCCGCCGCCTACGCCGCGCGGGCGGGCATCGCCTGCTTCGTGCTGATCCCGGATGGCAAGATCGCCCTGGGCAAACTGGCCCAGGCCATGATCCACGGAGCCAAGGTGCTGCAAATCCAGGGCAATTTCGACGACGGCATGCGCTTGGTGAAGGAAATCGCCGACCACGCCCCCGTCACCATCGTCAACTCCATCAACCCGTTCCGCATCGAAGGCCAGAAGACCGCCGCCTTCGAGATCGTGGACGCCCTGGGCCGCGCCCCCGACTACCACTGCCTGCCGGTCGGCAACGCGGGCAATATCACCGCCTACTGGAAGGGCTACACCGAATACGCGCTGGGCACCGCTACCCACGCCCCCGTCACCGACCGCCGCCCGGTCATGTGCGGCTACCAAGCCGCCGGGGCCGCGCCCTTCGTGGCGGGCGCCTTCGTCGAACACCCGGAAACCGTCGCCACCGCCATCCGCATCGGCATCCCGCAATCCTGGGACGGTGCCTGGAACGCGCAAAAGGAATCCGGCGGCTGGTTCGCCCCGTTCACCGACGCGGAAATCCTGGCGACCCAAAAGCTGTTGTCGGAAAAGGAAGGCATCTTCTGCGAACCGGCCTCGGCCACCTCGGTGGCGGGCGCGTTGCACGATATCCGGTCGGGCAGGATTCCCGAAGGCAGCGTGGTGGTCTGTACCCTGACCGGCGCGGGCTTGAAAGACCCGGACACCGCCATCGGCCAATGCGATGTACAGCCAACCAAAATCCAGGCCACCCTGGACGCCGTGAAAGGGGCGATTCTGGAAACGCTGTAA
- a CDS encoding thymidylate synthase — translation MRQYLDLLRRILDQGVPQADRTGVGTLAVFGHQMRFDLAEGFPLLTTKKLHLRSIIHELLWMLRGDTNVRALQEHGVTIWDEWAGPDGDLGPVYGKQWRDWVAADGRHIDQIAALVEEIKRHPASRRQLVTAWNPGDLPAMALAPCHCLFQTQVANGRLHLQLYQRSCDAFLGLPFNIASYALLLTILAQQTGLEPGEFIWTGGDTHLYSNHLEQARLQLAREPYPLPKLRIQRRPGRFDGYEYGDFEVLDYTSHPHIRAEVAV, via the coding sequence ATGAGGCAGTATCTCGATTTGCTGCGCCGCATCCTCGACCAGGGCGTGCCCCAGGCCGACCGCACCGGGGTCGGCACCTTGGCGGTGTTCGGCCATCAGATGCGCTTCGATCTGGCCGAGGGTTTCCCGCTGCTCACTACCAAAAAGCTGCACTTGCGCTCCATCATCCACGAATTGCTGTGGATGCTGCGTGGCGACACCAATGTCCGCGCCCTGCAAGAACACGGTGTGACTATTTGGGATGAATGGGCCGGGCCGGATGGCGACCTGGGGCCGGTCTATGGCAAGCAATGGCGCGATTGGGTCGCCGCCGATGGCCGCCATATCGACCAGATCGCGGCCTTGGTCGAGGAGATCAAGCGCCATCCGGCCTCGCGGCGGCAGTTGGTGACGGCCTGGAACCCCGGCGATCTGCCCGCGATGGCCTTGGCCCCTTGCCATTGCCTGTTCCAGACCCAGGTGGCGAACGGGCGGCTGCATCTCCAGCTTTATCAGCGTTCCTGCGATGCGTTCCTGGGCTTGCCGTTCAATATCGCCAGCTACGCCCTGTTGCTGACGATCCTGGCCCAGCAGACCGGGCTGGAACCCGGCGAATTCATCTGGACCGGCGGCGACACCCATCTTTATAGCAACCACTTGGAACAGGCCCGGCTCCAACTCGCCCGCGAACCCTATCCCTTGCCCAAACTCCGTATCCAGCGGCGGCCCGGGCGCTTCGATGGCTATGAATACGGAGATTTCGAGGTGCTGGATTACACATCCCATCCGCATATCCGGGCAGAAGTCGCGGTTTAG
- the lgt gene encoding prolipoprotein diacylglyceryl transferase, giving the protein MLPYPQIDPVAISLGPLKIHWYGLMYVIGIGTVWYLCKRRTQQPGFPWTAPQVEDLIFYAALGLVIGGRLGYILFYNFPAFLADPAMLFRVWEGGMAFHGGLLGAFAGMFLFARRNGAGFFQVTDFIGPYVPIGLFAGRIGNFINGELWGAPTGLPWGMVFPGAGPEPRHPSQLYEAGLEGIALFLALRWFGHMSPPTPAMSGMFLLLYGLFRFAVEFVRIPDAQLGYLAFGWLTMGQILSTPMIVLGIALLVWAYRKPAREGATA; this is encoded by the coding sequence ATGCTTCCCTATCCCCAAATCGACCCCGTCGCTATCAGCCTCGGCCCCCTCAAAATCCATTGGTACGGGCTGATGTACGTGATCGGCATCGGCACGGTCTGGTATTTGTGCAAGCGTAGGACCCAGCAACCCGGCTTCCCCTGGACCGCCCCGCAGGTCGAGGACCTGATCTTCTACGCCGCCCTGGGCTTGGTGATCGGCGGGCGCTTGGGCTACATCCTGTTCTATAACTTCCCGGCGTTCCTGGCCGACCCGGCCATGCTGTTCCGGGTGTGGGAGGGCGGCATGGCCTTCCACGGCGGTTTGCTGGGGGCGTTCGCCGGGATGTTCTTGTTCGCCCGGCGCAATGGCGCGGGTTTCTTCCAAGTTACCGATTTCATCGGGCCCTATGTGCCCATCGGCCTGTTCGCCGGGCGCATCGGCAATTTCATCAATGGCGAACTCTGGGGCGCGCCCACCGGCCTGCCCTGGGGCATGGTGTTTCCGGGCGCGGGGCCGGAGCCGCGCCATCCGTCCCAGTTGTACGAGGCGGGCTTGGAAGGCATCGCGCTGTTCCTCGCGCTGCGCTGGTTCGGCCACATGTCGCCGCCGACCCCGGCCATGAGCGGGATGTTCCTGCTGCTGTATGGGCTGTTCCGCTTCGCCGTGGAGTTCGTGCGGATACCCGATGCCCAGTTGGGTTATCTAGCCTTCGGCTGGTTGACCATGGGCCAAATCCTCAGCACCCCCATGATCGTGCTGGGTATCGCGCTGCTGGTTTGGGCCTACCGCAAACCGGCGCGGGAAGGGGCCACGGCATGA
- a CDS encoding WD40 repeat domain-containing protein has translation MFEYRRVEAPYPGLRPFEPYEVEIFFGRENQTDRLLEILERERFLAVVGPSGCGKSSLVRAGLLPSLASGVLSTGSDWRLAWLRPGAQPLLALAQALLGPHALGRELMGGAASSPQDANEVSAEAALIAAELRRGAPGWLDVLRGAAARRPVEAAPFNLLVLVDQFEEVFTYAGTAGSVAGEAQTFVDLLLAARAGTEFQVFVVLTMRMDFLGECRRFLELPEAINRAQYLPPRLSLGELVQAIVKPAQGFGGNVQKSLVEEIVDDFYKETDGLKEADQLPVLQHALSRLWIKAKELDPDRPIIQGTAAEIGRALDDHAERIFESFTLERQRLLAERLFRAITESCGNGYVRRPQTLAEIAAWTGDTAQDFVPVIQRYAAPGVNFLHYGAALTGNSIIDLTHEALIRQWRRLENWLRDEYQRGEEYRKWSRRAKETGAWADGLSGDTGSVPLQDLWKGGLKELEPAKDIWLESIEGLGPAWARRYSDCQDDNLEREFRWTGQFITQSHEAAQQEFRAREFTELEEESSEQKRKIESLEAEKQKHAATIGQIAAKERSESIWRGNKKLAWTVGVMASIILPVIVVVLALIAVFAWDRTQHDNFDAQTISASLLAGLREYANARGYLQQSHTLDADIPVERRHARNLLAGYVEMMDWRTEQIYQFEGRTLTALAVNRDGKMLAVAGKEGFLALFNTGSGTSRPLIDGQAPTGELRAIALDATGRWLYGGGGGDDDGFIIRAALYGKDKTVVWKVPGGVQSLALSPDGKRLASGGTDGKIELWSLPNGKPMGGLALERGNPKINSLAFSPGGGLLAAAYGDQTARLWDLHSKQIRSILSNAHTDKVTAVAFNSDGGDLATGGSDGQVALWEVDKDGAARFVRSLHGLPGVAVTGVEFGGDGSQLVSGYEDGTLRLWDVESGALRRYESRLGNNQALAIHSQDVYAVGGDTLRHWSLAPSEPPRQWLLKTRPNMDTPYADNEKYDAPQPTAVAIAPGGDKLAMGSKEGSLQIYRLPDGLLLAEELRAHGESPIARLEFNAKGDRLASLSKDKAILWNIPVGGDGKLQKQKEINATAVAFSPNGRTLAKVDAVGGICLLDLDTDRQRWCSQSQEAKPVSLAFTPDGKRLLSLGDGRLLLWNIADPGQSSLREIAQTQKRPTWVTINPDGRQVAVVGEDQSVELYDLDRPEQPPIRLEGHKKWVSRAIYSPDGHQLATVGDDKTVRLWNLDRREPLFILRVPEAPENSGPSDFDFHCTIATGECWIAVPLTSTRRVALYRLPYERMPDGG, from the coding sequence ATGTTTGAGTACCGCCGTGTCGAAGCGCCCTATCCAGGCCTGCGTCCCTTCGAGCCATACGAGGTCGAGATTTTCTTTGGCCGCGAAAATCAAACCGACCGGTTACTGGAAATCCTCGAACGCGAACGCTTCCTAGCCGTGGTCGGGCCTTCGGGTTGTGGCAAATCCAGCTTGGTGCGGGCGGGTTTGTTGCCTAGCTTGGCATCGGGAGTGCTGAGTACCGGCAGCGACTGGCGGCTGGCCTGGTTGCGGCCCGGTGCCCAGCCCTTGCTGGCCTTGGCCCAGGCGCTGCTTGGTCCCCATGCTTTGGGCCGGGAGTTGATGGGCGGGGCGGCTTCTTCGCCCCAAGATGCCAACGAAGTGAGCGCCGAAGCGGCTTTGATCGCCGCCGAATTGCGGCGTGGAGCTCCGGGTTGGCTGGATGTTTTGCGCGGGGCAGCGGCGCGGCGTCCGGTGGAAGCCGCGCCGTTCAACCTATTGGTACTGGTGGATCAGTTCGAGGAGGTGTTCACCTATGCCGGGACGGCAGGCAGCGTGGCAGGCGAGGCCCAGACGTTCGTGGATTTGCTGCTGGCGGCGCGGGCCGGGACGGAATTCCAGGTGTTCGTGGTGCTGACGATGCGGATGGATTTCCTGGGGGAATGCAGGCGCTTCCTGGAACTACCCGAGGCGATCAACCGGGCACAGTATTTGCCGCCCCGGCTCAGTCTTGGGGAGTTGGTGCAGGCTATCGTCAAACCGGCCCAGGGGTTCGGCGGTAACGTCCAAAAATCCTTGGTGGAAGAAATCGTCGATGACTTCTATAAGGAAACCGATGGCCTCAAGGAGGCCGACCAGTTACCGGTCTTGCAACACGCCTTGTCCCGGTTGTGGATAAAGGCCAAGGAGCTTGACCCAGACCGCCCCATTATCCAAGGCACCGCCGCGGAAATCGGAAGGGCGCTCGATGACCACGCCGAACGCATATTCGAAAGCTTTACCTTGGAGCGGCAACGGCTGTTGGCCGAAAGACTGTTCCGCGCCATCACCGAGTCCTGTGGGAACGGGTACGTCCGCCGCCCGCAAACCCTGGCCGAGATCGCCGCTTGGACCGGTGACACGGCACAAGACTTCGTGCCGGTAATCCAGCGCTACGCCGCGCCGGGGGTGAACTTCCTCCACTACGGCGCGGCGTTGACCGGGAATAGCATCATCGACCTGACCCACGAGGCTTTGATCCGGCAGTGGCGGCGGCTCGAGAACTGGTTGAGGGATGAATACCAACGTGGCGAGGAATATCGGAAATGGTCGCGGCGCGCCAAGGAAACCGGCGCTTGGGCGGATGGCTTATCAGGCGATACCGGCTCAGTGCCGCTCCAGGATTTATGGAAGGGCGGACTCAAAGAGCTCGAACCGGCCAAGGATATATGGCTCGAGTCCATCGAAGGGCTTGGTCCCGCCTGGGCGCGGCGCTACAGCGATTGCCAAGACGACAACCTCGAACGCGAATTCCGGTGGACCGGCCAATTCATCACGCAAAGCCACGAAGCCGCCCAGCAGGAATTCAGGGCGCGGGAGTTCACTGAACTGGAAGAAGAGTCGTCCGAGCAGAAAAGGAAAATCGAATCCCTCGAAGCCGAGAAGCAAAAACACGCAGCGACTATCGGGCAAATAGCGGCCAAAGAGCGCAGCGAATCTATCTGGAGAGGAAACAAAAAATTGGCATGGACGGTCGGAGTGATGGCGTCAATCATCCTGCCGGTCATCGTGGTTGTGCTGGCGCTAATCGCGGTATTCGCTTGGGATCGGACACAGCACGACAACTTCGACGCGCAAACCATCAGCGCGAGTTTGCTCGCCGGGTTGAGGGAATATGCCAATGCCCGCGGCTATCTGCAACAAAGCCATACCCTAGACGCGGATATCCCGGTGGAACGCCGCCACGCCCGCAACCTCTTGGCGGGCTATGTAGAGATGATGGATTGGCGGACCGAGCAGATTTACCAGTTCGAGGGTAGGACACTGACCGCGCTGGCGGTCAACCGGGATGGCAAAATGCTGGCCGTCGCAGGCAAGGAAGGCTTCCTGGCCCTGTTCAATACCGGCAGCGGGACATCACGGCCACTAATAGATGGCCAAGCCCCCACCGGGGAATTGCGCGCCATCGCTCTCGATGCGACAGGCCGCTGGCTATACGGCGGGGGTGGCGGGGACGACGATGGTTTTATCATCCGTGCGGCACTGTATGGGAAGGATAAAACCGTCGTTTGGAAGGTGCCGGGCGGGGTCCAGTCCTTGGCACTCAGCCCGGATGGCAAGCGGCTGGCCTCTGGCGGCACCGATGGCAAGATCGAGCTATGGTCCTTACCCAACGGCAAACCCATGGGCGGCTTGGCCTTGGAGCGTGGGAACCCGAAGATCAATAGCTTGGCCTTTTCGCCGGGTGGTGGGTTGCTAGCCGCCGCCTACGGCGACCAAACCGCCCGCCTCTGGGATTTGCATTCAAAGCAAATCCGCTCCATCTTGAGCAACGCCCATACCGATAAAGTGACCGCTGTCGCATTTAACTCCGATGGCGGTGATTTAGCGACCGGCGGTAGCGACGGGCAAGTCGCCCTCTGGGAAGTGGATAAGGATGGCGCAGCCAGGTTCGTCCGGTCCTTGCACGGCTTGCCGGGCGTCGCGGTAACCGGAGTCGAGTTTGGTGGCGATGGCAGCCAACTCGTGTCCGGTTACGAAGATGGAACACTCAGGCTGTGGGATGTCGAAAGCGGCGCTCTAAGGCGCTATGAAAGCCGCCTGGGCAACAACCAAGCGCTGGCCATCCACAGCCAAGATGTCTATGCCGTTGGTGGCGATACCCTGCGGCATTGGTCGCTGGCACCTTCCGAACCGCCCAGGCAATGGCTGCTCAAGACCCGTCCGAACATGGATACCCCCTACGCTGACAACGAGAAATACGACGCCCCGCAACCCACCGCCGTCGCCATCGCGCCGGGTGGCGACAAGCTAGCAATGGGGTCGAAGGAGGGTTCCCTGCAAATTTACCGGTTGCCGGATGGCCTGTTGTTGGCCGAGGAACTCCGCGCCCATGGCGAAAGCCCCATCGCCCGTCTCGAATTCAACGCCAAGGGCGATAGGCTCGCCTCCCTGTCCAAGGACAAAGCAATCCTGTGGAATATCCCGGTGGGCGGCGATGGGAAACTGCAAAAACAAAAAGAGATCAACGCCACCGCCGTCGCCTTTTCTCCCAACGGGCGGACCCTTGCCAAGGTGGACGCGGTAGGCGGCATCTGCTTGCTCGATCTGGACACCGATCGACAGCGGTGGTGTTCCCAATCCCAGGAGGCCAAGCCCGTCAGCCTTGCCTTCACCCCGGACGGCAAGCGTTTGTTGAGCCTGGGTGATGGCCGCTTGCTGCTTTGGAATATTGCCGATCCCGGCCAGTCTTCCCTACGGGAAATCGCCCAAACCCAAAAACGGCCAACTTGGGTCACCATCAACCCCGACGGTCGGCAAGTCGCCGTGGTAGGCGAGGATCAAAGCGTGGAGCTTTATGATCTCGACCGTCCCGAACAGCCGCCGATCCGGCTCGAAGGCCACAAAAAATGGGTCTCTCGCGCCATCTACAGCCCCGACGGCCACCAACTGGCCACTGTCGGCGACGACAAGACCGTCCGCCTTTGGAACCTGGACCGGCGGGAACCGCTGTTTATCTTGCGCGTGCCGGAAGCCCCGGAAAACTCCGGCCCATCCGATTTCGACTTCCATTGCACCATCGCCACCGGCGAGTGCTGGATAGCCGTGCCGCTCACCAGCACGCGCCGCGTGGCCCTATACCGCCTGCCTTATGAACGGATGCCGGATGGTGGCTAG
- a CDS encoding toll/interleukin-1 receptor domain-containing protein has translation MPALTAQIFVSYAHADNQSFDAQARGWIAEFVDKLQKAIAMRPGGSEVTCWMDYRLEPQRRVDATLLNHIRESRCILAFMSPRYLESEWCQKEMNAFLEWAGAHANNRVFLVELLPTEQQWRQLHPRIENITEIQFWTSSLGQPDPIILGWPVPDPRGDRPYWTGLNRLATIIARQIQMLPSLPPDTPAPPSTGFELPAPPAPPSGPLSIVINAEKTDLELGKAAQKLLKGLNVHSTIALERRPREHFEKYRRYLATLLNNNHGVLIIYGLAPLSWVHSQHLIARNLLAAQRTGTWSGLLDGPPEEKLHHGLGGPGLMELDCRQGLNVEPLKRFVDALRNGGGHV, from the coding sequence ATGCCCGCACTGACCGCACAAATTTTCGTCAGCTACGCCCATGCCGACAACCAGTCCTTCGATGCCCAGGCCAGGGGCTGGATCGCCGAATTCGTCGACAAACTACAAAAGGCCATCGCCATGAGGCCCGGCGGTAGCGAGGTGACTTGCTGGATGGATTATCGTTTGGAACCGCAGCGCAGGGTGGACGCTACCTTGCTCAACCATATCCGCGAGAGCCGTTGCATCCTGGCCTTCATGTCGCCGCGCTATCTGGAGTCGGAATGGTGCCAGAAGGAAATGAACGCCTTTTTGGAATGGGCGGGTGCCCACGCCAATAACCGGGTATTCCTAGTAGAGTTACTCCCCACCGAACAGCAATGGCGGCAATTACATCCAAGGATCGAAAACATCACCGAAATACAATTTTGGACCAGCAGCCTGGGCCAACCCGATCCCATAATCCTGGGTTGGCCGGTACCCGACCCCAGAGGCGACCGGCCCTACTGGACCGGACTCAACCGGCTGGCGACCATCATTGCCCGGCAGATTCAGATGCTTCCTTCTCTCCCGCCGGATACTCCCGCGCCACCATCCACCGGGTTTGAGCTTCCTGCTCCGCCCGCGCCACCTAGCGGACCATTGAGCATCGTCATTAACGCGGAAAAGACCGACCTGGAACTCGGCAAGGCGGCGCAAAAACTACTCAAAGGCTTGAATGTCCATTCCACGATCGCCCTCGAGCGCCGACCCCGCGAACATTTCGAAAAATATCGCCGCTATCTGGCGACCCTGTTGAACAACAACCATGGCGTGCTGATCATCTACGGCTTGGCCCCGCTGTCTTGGGTACATTCCCAGCACCTCATAGCCCGCAATTTACTAGCGGCGCAGCGCACCGGCACATGGAGCGGCTTGCTGGATGGCCCACCGGAAGAAAAGTTGCACCATGGTCTAGGCGGCCCCGGCCTGATGGAATTGGATTGCCGCCAGGGTTTGAACGTCGAACCGCTCAAGCGCTTTGTCGATGCCCTGCGAAACGGAGGCGGCCATGTTTGA
- the thiD gene encoding bifunctional hydroxymethylpyrimidine kinase/phosphomethylpyrimidine kinase produces MNHPPPPVVLNLSGHDPTGGAGIQADIETQCRLGCHPCTVITALTVQDTHNVLRVLPQAPEAFLEQAKLVLADLPVAAIKIGLLGSVDIAWAVAEVLELAGPGIPVVLDPILAAGGGQDLAGDGLIEAVRTRLLPHCTLTTPNTPEAQRLTGLDEAGAQARALLDLGCRNVLLTGGHEDGPELVNRWYSAQGITGYRWPRLPGTYHGSGCTLAAASAAGLALGLTMEAALREAQGFTWQALSRGFRPGGGQWLPWRGK; encoded by the coding sequence ATGAATCATCCGCCCCCCCCGGTCGTCCTCAACCTGTCCGGCCACGATCCCACCGGCGGGGCCGGTATCCAGGCCGATATCGAAACCCAGTGCCGCCTAGGCTGCCATCCCTGCACCGTCATCACTGCCCTTACCGTCCAGGACACCCATAATGTGCTGCGGGTGCTGCCCCAAGCCCCGGAGGCTTTCCTGGAACAGGCCAAGCTGGTGCTGGCCGATCTGCCGGTCGCCGCCATCAAGATCGGGCTTTTGGGCAGCGTGGATATCGCCTGGGCGGTGGCGGAGGTGTTGGAACTGGCGGGGCCTGGAATCCCGGTGGTGCTGGACCCCATCCTGGCGGCGGGCGGCGGCCAGGATTTGGCCGGCGATGGCTTGATCGAGGCGGTAAGGACCCGTTTGCTGCCCCATTGCACATTGACGACCCCGAACACCCCGGAAGCCCAACGGCTGACCGGCCTGGACGAGGCCGGGGCGCAGGCCCGCGCCCTGTTGGATTTGGGCTGCCGGAACGTGCTGTTGACCGGCGGGCACGAGGACGGACCCGAGTTGGTGAACCGCTGGTATAGCGCCCAGGGTATCACCGGCTACCGCTGGCCGCGCCTGCCCGGCACTTATCATGGCTCGGGCTGCACCTTGGCGGCGGCCAGCGCGGCGGGCTTGGCGCTGGGCTTGACGATGGAAGCCGCCTTGCGCGAGGCCCAGGGCTTTACGTGGCAGGCCCTGAGCCGGGGATTCCGGCCCGGTGGCGGGCAGTGGTTGCCGTGGCGGGGGAAATGA